A part of Synergistaceae bacterium DZ-S4 genomic DNA contains:
- a CDS encoding SurA N-terminal domain-containing protein, with protein MLRYLRSHVKAIMIAVILLFVLSCFAGYGLYARSGRSADGSKDYAVAKIDGKDVMRSDIEKGTMQLAEQLGSDREVTSADIPFMRKAILDSTAIEAELEKEIKSRKIDVTGDEIEEAYKNIMDSYPTREEFKAFMERSGITEKQIKDDLKKQISQKKVMDALSAEISVPDDEARKFYDSAKTFMYKQPAGFKVNLATFRSNEAAEAAQKSLEGGEGWDKVMESHKSDIMSSTPYDKPVLITEQMMVDSLAALKALPFNKVSPVMPVTSSDSYLAIKRSKEAEKQLSYEEVSADVVAMIRSQKAQEKQQQFYEELLKRAKVKVLDPEIFPATASADVDPEAKSEDKQ; from the coding sequence TTGTTAAGATATCTAAGGTCACATGTGAAGGCGATAATGATAGCAGTAATACTTTTGTTCGTGCTTTCCTGTTTCGCAGGATATGGACTGTATGCCAGATCCGGCAGAAGCGCTGACGGTTCGAAAGACTATGCTGTTGCGAAAATAGACGGGAAAGACGTCATGCGTTCTGACATTGAAAAAGGAACGATGCAGCTTGCTGAACAGCTTGGTTCTGACAGAGAAGTAACGTCTGCAGACATCCCGTTTATGAGAAAGGCGATCCTCGACAGTACGGCGATAGAAGCCGAGCTTGAAAAGGAGATCAAAAGCCGCAAAATCGATGTGACCGGGGACGAGATCGAGGAAGCCTACAAAAACATAATGGACAGTTATCCCACCAGAGAAGAGTTCAAGGCTTTTATGGAACGTTCGGGTATCACCGAGAAGCAGATAAAGGACGACTTAAAAAAACAGATCTCGCAGAAGAAAGTCATGGATGCCCTTTCGGCTGAGATAAGTGTCCCTGACGACGAAGCCCGCAAGTTCTATGACTCTGCAAAGACATTTATGTACAAGCAGCCTGCAGGCTTCAAAGTAAACCTCGCCACCTTCAGGAGCAACGAAGCTGCCGAGGCTGCGCAGAAGTCCCTTGAAGGGGGAGAGGGCTGGGATAAGGTAATGGAATCACACAAGTCCGACATAATGTCTTCGACTCCTTACGACAAGCCGGTGCTGATAACTGAGCAGATGATGGTCGATTCACTTGCGGCTCTCAAGGCCCTTCCTTTCAACAAGGTCTCTCCTGTTATGCCGGTGACCAGCAGTGATTCTTATCTTGCTATCAAGAGGAGCAAAGAGGCTGAGAAGCAGCTGAGCTACGAAGAAGTCAGTGCAGATGTCGTTGCCATGATAAGGAGCCAGAAGGCACAGGAAAAGCAGCAGCAGTTCTACGAAGAACTTCTCAAGAGGGCTAAGGTAAAGGTCCTTGATCCGGAGATCTTCCCCGCGACTGCGTCAGCTGATGTTGATCCTGAGGCGAAATCTGAAGATAAGCAGTAA
- a CDS encoding bifunctional oligoribonuclease/PAP phosphatase NrnA, which translates to MGKAAMREIIEKFDSGEKWVILCHENPDGDTIGCGLALYSLGKRLGKNVRIMGRDPLPSRYWFLPYYNDFECCKEIRGDDVKDALLICVDTSTAARSMPGLKEVLSYADSINIDHHGDNHLYCRLNLVDPDASASAEIITDLLTEGGWGIEKREAICLYTGLSTDNGNFRFGTTTARSHLCAARLLEAGVEPAIIDEYVNENMTPEILKLWGVAYTRTEIFSNGSGALFWLRKEDFTSAGADSSAVDGLVNVLLRITGVRVALFLTEVNGENKVSIRTKAPYSARDIASAFGGGGHLQAAGAKIEGNFCDVIDSVKSEAEKYIHDRTFAAK; encoded by the coding sequence ATGGGTAAGGCAGCAATGAGAGAAATAATTGAAAAGTTTGACTCCGGCGAGAAATGGGTGATCCTTTGTCATGAGAACCCTGATGGAGATACTATCGGCTGTGGGCTGGCGCTCTATTCGCTTGGAAAGAGGCTTGGGAAAAACGTACGTATAATGGGCAGGGATCCCTTACCTTCAAGGTATTGGTTCCTTCCTTATTACAACGATTTCGAATGCTGTAAAGAGATCAGGGGAGATGATGTGAAGGATGCCCTGCTTATCTGTGTCGATACAAGCACTGCTGCGAGGAGCATGCCCGGTCTGAAAGAGGTCCTTTCATATGCCGACAGTATAAATATCGATCATCACGGAGACAATCATCTCTACTGCAGACTCAATCTGGTCGATCCTGATGCGTCGGCTTCAGCCGAGATAATAACCGATCTGCTCACCGAAGGTGGGTGGGGGATCGAAAAGCGTGAGGCCATTTGTCTTTACACAGGTCTTTCCACCGACAACGGCAATTTCAGGTTTGGGACGACAACGGCCAGAAGCCACCTCTGTGCGGCAAGGCTCCTGGAGGCTGGAGTAGAGCCTGCGATCATTGACGAGTATGTCAACGAAAACATGACTCCCGAGATACTTAAGCTCTGGGGAGTCGCCTACACGAGGACCGAGATCTTTTCCAACGGCAGTGGAGCTCTCTTTTGGCTGAGGAAGGAAGATTTCACCTCCGCCGGAGCAGACTCAAGCGCCGTTGACGGACTGGTCAACGTCCTGCTTCGGATCACCGGTGTCAGGGTGGCGCTCTTCCTGACAGAAGTTAACGGAGAGAACAAGGTCAGCATTAGGACAAAGGCGCCCTACTCAGCCAGGGATATTGCCTCCGCATTCGGCGGCGGCGGCCATCTTCAGGCAGCAGGAGCTAAAATCGAGGGCAACTTTTGTGATGTCATAGACTCTGTGAAGTCAGAGGCGGAGAAATATATACATGACAGGACTTTTGCTGCTAAGTAA
- the truB gene encoding tRNA pseudouridine(55) synthase TruB, whose protein sequence is MTGLLLLSKPVDMRSTKCVELVRNKLGRKTKVGHGGTLDSTASGLLIILVGAATRLSSFVMDMPKCYETTASLGVETSTDDASGEVIRRDEWRQIKEKDIDLVLASFMGWRMQAPPDVSAVHIDGRRAHELAREGHEVKTEKKPVFFCSIVRTGEISEEGRVSFRISCRKGTYIRSFVRDLGRMLGCGAHVCELKRVSCGPFKVDGAIDAASLEERAREEITDNLLRVESLSPAAATYLCGEEEADRLINGLNVPLQKLKRENFARWSTTAGEVVVRSGKIFSICRFRDNCRSYDLLPAVNIISDRSN, encoded by the coding sequence ATGACAGGACTTTTGCTGCTAAGTAAGCCGGTAGATATGCGCAGCACTAAATGTGTCGAGTTGGTGCGCAATAAGCTTGGCAGGAAGACCAAAGTAGGACACGGAGGAACCCTCGATTCCACGGCCTCCGGCCTTCTTATTATCCTTGTAGGGGCAGCTACCAGGCTCAGCAGTTTCGTAATGGACATGCCCAAGTGCTATGAGACGACAGCATCCCTGGGTGTCGAGACATCGACGGATGATGCTTCCGGCGAAGTGATCAGACGGGATGAATGGAGACAAATAAAGGAAAAGGATATCGACCTGGTTCTCGCATCCTTCATGGGATGGAGGATGCAAGCCCCTCCGGATGTATCAGCTGTCCACATCGATGGACGCAGGGCACATGAGCTTGCAAGGGAAGGTCATGAGGTAAAAACTGAGAAGAAGCCGGTCTTTTTTTGCTCCATTGTCAGGACGGGAGAGATCTCCGAAGAGGGCAGAGTCTCATTCAGGATAAGCTGCAGGAAAGGAACATACATCAGAAGCTTCGTAAGGGACCTTGGACGGATGCTTGGATGCGGAGCTCATGTATGTGAACTTAAGAGGGTGAGCTGCGGGCCATTTAAAGTCGATGGTGCGATCGATGCAGCCTCACTTGAGGAGAGAGCAAGGGAAGAAATTACAGATAATCTTCTCCGGGTCGAAAGCCTTTCTCCGGCTGCTGCCACATACCTCTGCGGCGAGGAAGAGGCGGATAGGCTCATAAACGGACTTAACGTCCCACTGCAGAAACTTAAAAGGGAGAATTTTGCCCGATGGTCGACGACAGCGGGAGAGGTCGTAGTAAGGTCCGGAAAGATATTTTCAATATGCAGATTCAGGGACAACTGCAGATCATACGATCTTTTGCCTGCAGTAAACATAATCAGCGACAGGAGTAATTGA
- the ribF gene encoding riboflavin biosynthesis protein RibF, whose product MIFALGAFDGFHLGHQRLLETARERAIKSGREWGVITFEGHPQLLFNKDSFKLLFTPEEREMLIRYLDIPVVDKIPFNITLADMLPADFLDHISKRVPIDGLVIGENFRFGRARIGTPEMLSGLCEERGWSLDVIGSYRLNGGIVSSTTVREAILRGQVEAACEMLGYPFMIQSKVIKGDGRGRVLGFPTANLSLRPNKIYPARGSYAGFSHINGFWYPIALNIGYNPTFEAARGLHCEAHIVGFEGDLYEKTITLHIISRNREEMKFAGADALVHQLKKDIKHAKGKAAEYMRDNAKMLDKFARLAL is encoded by the coding sequence ATGATTTTTGCACTAGGAGCCTTTGATGGATTTCACCTCGGTCATCAGCGTCTGCTTGAGACCGCTAGAGAGCGTGCGATAAAGTCTGGCAGGGAATGGGGAGTCATTACCTTTGAGGGACACCCGCAGCTGCTTTTTAATAAAGATTCATTCAAACTTCTCTTTACCCCCGAAGAGAGGGAAATGCTGATCAGGTATCTTGATATTCCTGTCGTGGACAAGATCCCATTCAACATAACACTGGCAGACATGCTTCCGGCGGACTTTTTAGATCACATCTCAAAGAGGGTCCCGATAGACGGGCTTGTCATAGGAGAAAACTTCCGGTTTGGAAGAGCCAGGATAGGCACCCCGGAGATGCTGTCCGGATTATGTGAAGAACGTGGCTGGAGCCTTGACGTGATAGGATCTTACAGGCTGAACGGCGGGATCGTAAGCAGCACGACAGTGCGGGAGGCTATATTGAGAGGACAGGTAGAGGCTGCGTGTGAAATGCTCGGCTACCCCTTTATGATCCAAAGCAAAGTCATAAAGGGTGACGGCAGGGGAAGGGTGCTGGGTTTTCCGACTGCTAACCTCTCACTCAGGCCAAACAAGATATATCCTGCAAGAGGCAGCTATGCCGGTTTTTCACATATAAACGGCTTTTGGTATCCCATTGCACTGAACATCGGATATAACCCGACTTTTGAAGCAGCAAGGGGCCTTCACTGCGAAGCTCATATCGTGGGTTTTGAAGGTGATCTTTACGAGAAGACGATAACTCTTCACATCATTTCCAGAAACAGGGAAGAGATGAAATTTGCCGGTGCAGATGCTCTTGTCCATCAGCTGAAGAAAGACATAAAACATGCCAAAGGCAAAGCTGCCGAATACATGAGGGACAATGCCAAAATGCTGGATAAGTTTGCCCGGCTGGCTCTTTGA